From the Lytechinus variegatus isolate NC3 chromosome 5, Lvar_3.0, whole genome shotgun sequence genome, the window aatgtggaaaaatcttcaggatattacaaatgtttaattttacaggattttttctaagtgtaaacttttttttgatacgcactgtagtggTAGACAAGTTGTATGCGCAATAATCACATGCACTTTGGTCTTGTGAATCTGTGACTCTTTCTTCATGTATGCCATATTACATTAAGCAGTTAAGTATATAGTGTGAGATTGCCAACAACAAAGGTCATCAGTCATTGTAGTATCCCATTGACTGTTACATGTCAATGTTGTTGTGAAAGTGCATTTATATTCTTATTTGGCATACAAATATCTAAACAACATTATACAAAAGTAGGATAAAGAGGTCACATGGAtaccagaaaatgaaaaagattaCATGTACCATTAACCTAAATGTCTTCCTTTCCAatccaatcaaaatgaaaactATTTCTGATTGTTATAGAAGAAGGCACTAAAAGTAAAAATTTGATGGATTTGCCAAAATCATTATCAGCCAACCAACATTtagtaaataataaaatacaagtatATTGTTGGAGATTCTAAAACATtggttattatgattatattaatTCACAAGTACTCAAATCAAGTGACCCCCCCCTGTGCCTCTTTAACGTCTGTTGAATTGTGAAATAATTATACTTTGCATTAAgataatatcaatatcaatctACATTTTGATATCAGTTttagattcaattcaattcaattcatttattttctctttcaatctttttacatttacaatgatagttcaatatacatatttacaaaatataatatataaatcatttctataatacaataatactatgaaatcgaaagagaaggagaccaactaaaaagcagagcttgtagggtgaaggccccctttcataaatacatttatgaataaaaataagataaaataaagaaataaacaatacatatacaatgaataaaaaataaacaagaatataaataaataaaaataaaaatgaatgaatcagtatacactgtatacagaaatcataaaacgattaaacatatatacaaagagaaattaacaaacacatttacataTTAAGTTCTGAGTTACataactttgtgaaaaaaaaacacgataatttaatatgaatccagaagatattttttaagttttcctttgaaattttgtattgaattacattgtataatttcctttgaaaaagaattccataattttggaccagtaaaaacaAATGTCTTATGTGCAAACGATGTTCTATTCAGAGGTAAATGAAAGGAACTCGCCTGGCGAGTGAAGTGCTtatgaattgtatcattttttacaaacatattaTCAAACGGTAACGGTAATTGTTTATTAATAAACTTGTACATTAACTGTCCGAgttgaaaagaatataaatctttaaccttcaagactttatttttcaaaaacagaatatttgtatGTGCCCTGAAATCTGCATGACTAATAATACGAATcgctcttttttgtaatataaaaagtcTATTAATTTGAGAATTCGCTGCGTTACCCCATGCAACAACTCCGTAATTCAGATAAGGTAAAATTAACGTtgaatataatgataacaaaatataatgggGTAAGAAGTGACTTAATTTTCTAATGACACCAATATTGCGAGCaatgattttacaaatattatcaatatgtgttttccaagaaagtttatcGTCAATGATCAGTCCCAAAAATTTAGTTGATCGCACTCTTTGAATAACAGTATCATTTAAAATTACATCTTTTGGTACAGTCGTAATCTTGTTGCTAAATAGCATGTAGCTAGTTTTTGCTAGGTTAAGAGAAAGTTTGTTAGCTGttatccaattagaaacattttttagTTCGTCATTGAATATTTGCGTCAATTGATCTGGGTCGGGGTGCGACAGAAATATATTAGAGTCATCAGCGAAAAGTATAAATTGAAGCAATCTTGATgacatatcaatatcatttatataagtAATGAACAAAAGTGGGCCAAGAATGCtgccctgtggaactccacaaagAACAGGTTTATGTTCAGAAATATTACCATCAAGTGAACGAACTGTGAACGCCCGGTTAGATAATTCTTGAACCACTTTAGTGGTTCCCCTCTAAttccataatgagaaagtttataAAGGAGAATATTATGATCAACTGTATCGAATGCTTTTGAAAAATCTAAGAACATACCAATCGTATTCGAAGACTTGTCATAAGCTTTGGCAACTGTTTGAACTAAAGAAAGTATTGCATGGGAAGTGCTACTCTTTTCTCGGAAACCAAATTGAGTATCGGATAGGATGTtgtgctttttaaaaaaacatatggtTCGTATGTGAACcaatttttcaagaattttagatAAGTTTGTAAGCAATGAAATGGGTCTGTAGTTACTTGCTAATAGGGCTGGTACCCGGGTCCCGCCCGGAAgcgtcgggtacccgggtagaaaaatcaatacccgatacccgaaaattgctcaccagtataacgtacatttgatttgtattgcgtagtgtaagacatgattgtaaactcatcacaaaagtacacaagtctcattttgaatctcacctattaccctcgaaatatccataaatatattagtttttcaagtgatgttgatgtgactgagatcgttcaatcgtcgccatgtttcttttgcagcgcagtgacgtcatccagccactgcgacgcaagccaatttatgaatgaaaatatagtaagcatgcgcattgcaagcctcagccccacgcagtattccgtcaaaacaagtctgcaatactctgtcacctcgtaccaaaatcgacctagaatttcactttcctttatttcatatgaattatgaaaggtattctcagaggatctgttttctcaccgataccacgcaagtaagcaaattttattacttcttgcttttccctcaaaatcttacgaagtagcgtcgatgttacatcgtgttcgtgagtttgtagaatctatcgctacgtgaacataGTCAATTGacttccgggtttcggagcatacgaggagccagccaatcacgttcttgataccaGTTTCAGTTCATTataaaccgaaaatggtaacacgatcgtgattggctggcgcatttgacgctccgaaacccggaaatcaattgactttgttcacgtagcgatagattctacaaactcacgaacacgatgtaatatcgacgctacttcgaaagattttgacggaaaagcaagaagttataaaaatttgcttacctgtgcggtatcggtgagaaaacagatcctctgagaatacctttttataattcatataaaatatagaaaagtggaattctaggtcgattttggtacgaggtgacagagtattgcagacttgtttcgatggaatactgcgtggcgcacgggaggcttgcaatgcgcatgcttactatattttcattcataaattggcttgcatcgcaatggcttgatgacgtcacctatggggtttttccaccagtcatatttcgagcgacatgattttcgggtacccgcccgaaaattaccacgggtacccgaaaagaaaaaaacccgaaagtcccaggcctacTTCCTAGAGAACTATCACCCTTTTTGAAGACTGGTATTATCTTAGaaatattcattgattttgGAATATTTCCCGATGATAAAGACAAATTGAATATATACCGTAAATAAGAGGGTCAATTATATAATTCATAGTTTTCTGTAAAAGGATGTTATCAATGTTATCGAAACCTGcacttttgtttaattttagGCTAGATATAATTTTAATTATCTCCTGTGCGTTCGTAggagaaaaaaacatagaaCTTTGATTTCTATCTCccagatattgatgaaatgaatggGTATTTGTTGGTATACTTCTAGAGAGCTCAAATccaatttgtgaaaaataattattgaaaatatttgccaTCTGAGCTTTATCTTCAATAATAGAATCATTATGCAAGATGATAAAAAATGGTAAGGTATTCAATTTTACCTGTAGACTCTACTTTCtgttcttttacaattattcaagAGTTCAAACCAAAAGAACTCTTTACGACCCCCCATGAAGAAATGTCATTCTTGTATTAAAGTTTCTTTCGGCAGTgttctaacattttttttccatttatttttcatttaatcgctgacatatatcatttttgtttttatttccagGTTGTATCATCCATCTGCCCTGCAAATGGACAAGCCATAGCCAGAGTCAGACAGGTTAGTTAATTTCATAGTGATTCCTTGAGGGACAAAGGGTTAAGACCAGCAAACTCTTGAGACATAAGGCAGAAACGGAACTATGGGATATATTGCCAGGGGTTTTGTATTGGGACAGATAGTATTTTCTGTTTGAGAAAGATGTTAGAGATGAGCAAGCGCCCACTGTGCATAGTCTTTCACGTAACTTGTGATGCTTGACTGTAAAATTATGATGTTGGTTGATCAATGAGTGCACGCTACTGAAAAGTCAGTGTTTCCCAATTGTATGCATGATCAATGACAAAACTTTGCGCACTGATGTTGCAACTTTGCACATTCGTACaaattcaacaatcgtaataattagttttctcccctaACTTCAATTACATAAGCAAATAAAAGGCAACAGTTCTTGGATGGCAtctatataatgataataattatcaatggtgcaatatggatATCTTGAACTGAATGAAATAGCAcggaaacaattgtcattattatccccccaaaattaattcagcgtGCAAAGAGTAAAAACTAAAGAACAGTAAAAACTAAAAGGCAAGACAATTACTTATCATTTGGAAGTTAAAATTAGTAAAGTAATGAATAATGGTTAATGAGTTGTTACCACATTGCTTTTCTTCAATTTTAATGGCATGTACAATTGTGATTGCTATACCCttgtatttaaagaaaaattccagttctggtaacgatctcaaaatgactttttacagaaactaatataatgaccacccaaatgtctgattgtatgaataaaaaatgtgccaaaggattctggaagaaattgtgtaattgctgagaaataagcaaattagtgcagattcggtcacttccgtcgggtctttattccagcaataataagacactgtcccacatgtgcctatctgtgttggcgatcttcagtgtgattgtatttcagcttagattttatgatttcacaaagttcagtttatgtaactgtaccagatctagatccacgatgatatatagtcatacttaacctttgttttacagactttctcacaaaattagtgttttaccgcaactactatcatttagctttaagtTCACATCTTTACAGAATGGATATAGAAGACtttaaaatttgacaatgttTTGCCAGGTTTTCCACAGTACACATACTaatcctgaagaaaaaaaaatcaattctttaGTACCATAATAATCTTTGCTTTGTTGATGTTGTCTTCTCCCCTCCCTCTTCATGTTGTTTTCCTTCTCTCCTCATTCTCATGTTATaataattatcaattttattctGTCCAGGCCTCAATGGAAGACTATGAAACAGCTATTCAGATGTCACAAGACGCCTACAAAATATGGTCAGATGTAAGTAGATTTGAAATACggtattcattattcatatgcTTAAATGTATCTGGTTTATTTAAATTGGCTAAAGATGCAAAAGAAATGTATAAGAAATGTACAGCATTTGTTTTCGCCCTTTttccttgacacagcgtgaaaacatgCCTTTCTGTGGAAAAcaatttctgcgagctttacaaaaatggacagagCTCACTGAAGTGTAACATTCAGTCAAAATTTATACTTTCATTttatagatgagacccaaactgAGAACATATGTGAACAAATTATCCCCATGTTTAAATTCCCAGGACTTATTCAAcgtgtaaactttttattgatacgcATTGTATAATAAAACCTCACTCTGTCACATACCTGAAGAGCTGGGTTTAGGTGGAAAGGGCAAGCCCCAGGAGTATTACCATTGTAGTTGAGAATATGGAGTGATGTTGTGCAAAGGTTTGTACCTGCAAGGTAAGAGTGTCATAAAATATCTTCTGGATTAGATTGGATACTTGTAGAGGAATTTATGATTTGACTCGGGTAAAACATTGACAAAGAATTACAGTTTCCTTGACTAATTTGACGTATTCATTGCTTCCCTGACCTACAATGCAAGTAGCCAATTTGTGtgtatagatacatgtagacttATCAGAGTTATTTCCTATAGTTAATCCTGAAAATTGTGGAAAGGAAAAAATTCTCTGTTAATCATAGATTAAAACTTATCTAAGTGATGTTCTTCACCTTGAATTTctgtactttcattttcttttttgtacACTTGCAGATACCAGCACCCAATCGAGGGGAGATTGTTAGGCAGGTTGGAGAGGCTCTGAGGGAGAAGAAACAATTCTTAGGAAATTTGGTAAGTAAAGTGTGTGCAATAccggtatacatgtacattccagTTTCATGATTAAAGAGTTAAGCCTTTCTCATTTTCTAAGTGCTATGGATCAAAATCATGGACCATCATTCCAAAAACTTAAAACCAGCACATAATGCTGTAATTTTGTTAATGCTTATGGCATCTTTAATCAAATTTACACCTGTGCCTGGTAGGTGAAGATTAAACTAAATTACTGTGACCCATGGGTCTCTCCTCCCAATAACTGATTGGGGGTGTGCAGTTGGACAACTATACCGAGATTCCCCCTTCTCTTACACAAATTGTCTACTGTACACAGGACATCCCTTTCACATCCTATCAGAGGGATGGATTGTTTTTTAAATGGGGCCGGCACCTAAACGCTCTTCAAATATGGATAGTGAAGCTAAGGCTATCATGAAGTAGATTAGGCTCCTAATTTAGAAACAAAGGTTGACATAATGGCTCAATGGTACAGCagttgtttttatacaaagctCTTGTTGCTTGACACTTGATTATTAGTAATATGTTCCAAGATGCTGTTTTAAGCTCATGAATTCCTGTCATTTGGGTAGCTGAGAGTTAATGTTCTATAGAAAAGAAtcatttgatattgattttgttaAACAGATTTGATGTAAACTTGATTCAAATCCAAGCAAATGTACTAATGAACCAATCACATGGGTAGTAGAATTTGCaaactgtatttttttctgtatactGTGTAGATAACTTTAGAAGTAGGAAAGATTGCATCAGAAGGATTGGGTGAAGTGCAAGAATTCATTGACATGTTGGACTTCTCAACTGGTCTCTCCAGAACATTAGCAGGACACGTTTTCCCATCAGAAAGTAAGAATCATGTTTTAAGATGCTCCCAGGCTCCCTTTGGGGATGACAACCCTAGCTTGCTTCCATACAGGCTGTGAAGGGGGAAACCCTGTTTCAGTCCCAGGAGCAAGTGGTTTTGACCCCTGGCTATATTTGGTTTGGGTTGACTGCCCATTCTATCTAATTACTATTGTGACATTatttaataatgttttattatgtGGCAGTCATGGGCCACTTTTGATTTTATGATGGCAATTTCAGGCCAAagaacaatctaaaaaaaaaaaatctgtgattCAGCCTTCGGGttgcaaatgattttttttggtttttcttATCAAAGATGCAAGTAGTGAGGAATATGCAATAAATATGTCAATTACTTCATAAAAAGTCATGCAAGATTGTTCTTTTATATACGCCTTTGTGACCTTACTCCAATGGAAAATGTACATTTCAAGCCACATCTTTAAACCAAATCTCACACTAACCCTAACTACAATCCCACATTCTGAACAGAAAATCCAATCACAAGCCTAACATAAAATCTCTATCTTTATAGAGATCTGTAGACAAAAGCAATTGTTGTAGGAACATACACTGAATATAAGTTGCTTTGTCATGCATGTATGAATCTTGCTTAGGAGTCTCTAAAGATTAAGTTACTGATGGACCTTGGCCCATTTGATTGGAAGCCCTTGtcgctgtaaaaaaaattatctgaaaaatgttctcatattttttaccataatttttGCCTGGTCATTCATTCACTTGGAAATGAAACCCCAGAGGGTGCTTATTTTACCTGTGAAAGAATGATTGTAAGAGTGATTTTCACAAATCTTTTGCCATTATCTTCACAGGGCCTGGTCATGCACTCCTTGAGCAGTGGAATCCCTTAGGACCTGTTGGAATCATCACAGCCTTCAACTTTCCAAATGCTGTCTTTGGTTGGAATGCATCTCTTGCCTTGGTTTGTGGAAACTCTATCATGTGGTAAGTATGACaaggaaatcaatgaaataactCTTTCTTATTTAAAAGGTTGTGGCTTTGAAGGCAAAGTAGTTAAATTGACCAACACAGATACGCACATAAGGGTATTTGTATTAATTGTAGCCTAGATAAAACcaaatgtttatcattttttccaaTCTAGTGCTTAAACCACTTAcattaattatattttaaatatattatgttattattatctacTAACAGAATGCCATACTTGGCTTGTGTTACTTATTACtaagcaattattattttttacacaaCTTTAACCAGAATTATTTGGTACATAATTTCTATTTCTCATATCCAAACACTGTAGGTGGTCATTATGTTTGGTTCTATTagaattcattttgtaattgtttcTGTAACTGAACTGTTTTAGCCTCTGTTCTATTTAGCTGTTGTCATTCCCCCTTTCTCTGTCTTCTTAATGTTTAACTTTGTTAAGTGAGAAACACTGCTATTTATCTACTTGCATGTACtcaataatgtatatatattggaaggaaaatacattttcattttccgAGCATTTTGCTTCCCAAGAGAATATTTTTTAACCCCCAAGTAAAGATGACAATCTATTCTAGAGATAACAATAGTAATATTCCCTTCTTGCTCAGGTTTATGAATACACTTTCCTAGGTAAGATGGTGACTGTTAAAGCATTACTTGTTTGATAGATTGGACTTTTAACATGTATTTGAGGAATATACATGTGACTGTAAGAAATGTaagttgttattgttatttttcattaaagataCCTCAATCACCTGTGTTTTgtgatgaattttattttttgtattgattGAGAGAAATTAGAAATGTCTCTGAGTCATatcttcctttattttttttcacttcataGGAAAGGAGCCCCAACAACACCACTTGTAAACATTGCAACAACAAAGTAAGTATTCTGAACATAATAAACACAAATGACACTTTGTTTACTATCATTATACACTTCATCATTTTCTCAGAGAATTATACAAAACATGTAGTTGAAGCCattaaatatgaattgaatttcatAGGGGCAAGAGAACTTAAGAAGTAGTAGAATGTGATCTCAGAGAAGTTATATGTTTCTAGTGGAGCCCGAGATCTTGCAAAGGCCCATTTAcctaaaagatttattttcttGGAAATATTTCCTCAAAATTTGTGTTACAATAATTTGAAGCGCATTAGCTGGCAAGCAATTTGTGTTTTGAGAATTGTTATCTAGGGtttctatttcattcattttcacttGGAGGAAGTTCcatgaaataaactttttgtattATCTACTTTCCTCCATTCTTACTCCACTTTTTAAAGAACAGCTAAAGCCATGATGATTTAAAAACATCACAGCTTTTCATATGTGATGTAAAATTGGAAGAATTCATTTCATGAAGGTGCTGCATATAGGGGGTTTGATGTTCATATTCATGGAAATTCTCATATGTTATTTTTCTGGGATCATCATCCGCTGAACATGATGATGGGTGTGACCAGCCCTtgtgtattatacatgtagttacaaacaatattttgtttagaaattacttttttatatcttaaaatattttttgacaggaTTGTTCAGTCAGTAATGGATGCCAACCATATGCCCCCTGGTCTTGTAACACTGCTATGTGGAGGAGGGGATATCGGGTGAGTAAAGTTCTCCAAGAGAGATGAATTTTAACATATAATGTGTGCTAATGAATATTGAATGTCACCAGCTTAGATGTCAAAAGGAATTTATTGAGTTTTAATAGGTATGGCTTTTTTCTTATTACTTCAATAACCTACagaagtaaaataataataaatgttaaTATTTGTAAGTTCTGTATTGATTTATCTTCATGATTGtatcattgatattttatttatttatttattagaacatatttattcaggtacaaaagatcaacataaaactgtttttcatcactGACCTTTGTACATATGTATCATAAATTTTAAATCTGTAAAAGATAGTGAAAAAAATGCGGTGTGATCATTATGATCACGGTATACATGCATCCTATCAGAAATATACAATGATATTTATTCAGGGCAAGTCAATCAGTACCTCACCTGTTTTGATCATTTTCCATAAAACATAATTTGACACACGATGTGCACCATTTGTTCTATTCTGACAGTGAAGCGATGGCAAAGGATACCAGAATTCCACTTCTGTCTTTCACAGGAAGCACTCCAGTGAGTATTCAATGtgtataatgatgattataaacaatttttgtttAGCGTATATCATATTTTGTTACAACACCTAGTTAGCTTGTATGTTAGAAAATGgtaggctgaatgtcaaacattgcTACCGTTGCACACatgacgtaccatccaaaatgtactgttgcacggctttagaaggtgacgtcacaataggATTTAATTCATTGTGCTCAGTAAAGTTGAATTAaaatttttgctcccttttcattgATTACTGCAGGGAGAAAACTCTTTTTTTCCAACTTTTGCTAGATTTTGAGgcattgtacaacacaaatagcgaatattcatattcgtgcaatggtgtgAGATTTTTCAAttggtgaaagaaagagacgctctattcaactcggctaatgCCTTGTTGAATAGAGTATCTTTTTTTCACCTCATGCAAAATCTTGCACCATCGTACTCATGCCTATAAAGAACTTATGATCATGTCAACTTTGCAATATTTATCATGGAATCCATTAATCTGATATGCTCTTGAGCCATTTTACTACGAATGTTATAATTTTGGCAAAGTTACCACTTTAATAAGTTCTTATGAACGAGGCTCAGGATACTTCATAGACGAagtggcattagaccaattgggtATTGACAAAATTTGGCATAGCCCAAGTAGAAATAAGACCAAAAGGAAAATGGGAAAAGTGTCCTTTATTTATAATCGTATCTGTTTAACTCTTTGAAGAATGGGATTAGACTATATTGGGAAGCTAACACCAAGTACATATGATCTGAACAGGTTTAGCAGAGCGTTTTTGTCCCAAGATTATTTTCTaataaaatttatttccaattataattcaaactatGTCAAATGAAGGCTGAGTGAATATAGCATTGACTTGATTCACTctcatttaaatcatttctgtttatttgaacagattcttttttattgcCATGCCTAGTTGCTGGAAAACAGAGTATATGAATGTTTGATCTTTCATTCTAGGTTGGGCAGAAAGTTGGCACCATGGTGCAAGATAGATTTGGAAAGTCTCTTCTTGAACTTGGGGGAAACAATGCAATAATTGGTAAGCTCAAACACTGATAGTTAACAGTTTGCAGTAAGTCATGAAAACACAATGCAGTCAATGAGCATGTAAGCTTTGTtgttaactacatgtataggacTGATGTTTTTCTCCAAAACCATTAGTTTACATTGATCATTATCagcaataatttgtgaaaaccAGTTATATGATCGATGACTAGGCTTTGTCTTCCAGGACCTATAACTTAAACATATCTCATTCCAATTAAGATCGCTTTATGTTTCTAGATATTCATTGCAAAGTGTGATATTGTAAAGCATCAGCTAAGTAGTTACAGTAAGCTAATTGAGCACTCCTGGTTCAGTGGCCATTGTAAGGATTTTAATGCTGACTTGCCTTGATGGTGATACCACATTATTGCTCTACTAGACTGGTATTGACCCAAGTCAAAGATGGGGTAATATGGGTCTCAGGCTGGcagtaaacatgataaataaacCTATTTGGTCTCCCAGAACTGCATCATTCAGTAAGCCTAAGTATGGTTATCATGATTTTCCTTATGATTACAGGCTCTCTCTTCTAAATTTTACACcctgatgtaaaataatacattCATAGGAATAAACATTTTAGTGTATTAAAATCAGAACCCTCCCCGCAGGAGCAAAATCAGTTTCTTTTTACGTTATGAACAAATCAGCAATTAATTTGTCCTTTCTATTTTCTCCCAGTGATGAATGATGCTGATCTTGATATGGTTGTACCTGCCGTTCTCTTTGCCAGTGTGGGTACAACAGGACAAAGATGTACCACTACTAGGAGACTGGTAAGACCCCCCACCTCCATCCCTGTTACCTTTTTAGCTCCATCTTAGCAGGAATCCTGCTCACCATTGTACCTTCTAATCCTTCCAATTCTGTATAGATTTAAATTGTATGGTTATACTTTCCTAGAAAGTGCTTAAGAATGATTTCATTGTAAGTCTCTAAGAATTCTATATTAATGCAGCATCATTACATCATTACTCAAGTCCTACATGTTGTAATTCCTTAAGAGATAACATACTCAAGTTTTTAGCTACACATGTACCTACTAAGTACGTATGAATTCTAATTGCCTTGTCTATTGTGTTATTGAGTCCCCAATTCTTATTGATTATCAGGGATGCTTCCTAAATAAaggaattttttcatttcaaataaaaattattatttcaacatCTCCCTAAACCATTCCTTGATTACTTCCTCTGTGCTTTTTTTTGTTGCAAAGAATTTCTTTTTTAGATTTTCTAATAGCTAGTTTCCCTTGAAGATACTGTCAAAGATTGCAGTTTTGCAGcaatattttcatatgatgCTATTGTATCAGTAATtattaaaatgttcattttctcTTATTGGCCTTTACAGTATTATGGTAATAATACTACTATGATAATAACTTTTATGCTCCTGCAGGAAGTTTTTGTACTTATTGGGGAGAGTTGATATGAAAAGGGGCAATGGACAGGGTCCCTATTGTTTTAAGGTGTCTTTTCTAACATCAAACCCCATTTAATACCAGATTTTATGATaactttatgtttttattgtatcaCATTTTTTATTGGCTAGAACTGCTGTCTTGTAACTTGTGTAAAATCAGATTTGTGAAATCAGGCGTGATTGATCACAGATTCAGATACCCTTTGGCCTTTACTATAATATAATTCA encodes:
- the LOC121416193 gene encoding alpha-aminoadipic semialdehyde dehydrogenase-like → MAVHLLKSVSRQTLQLKRPLLTRFSSSLLIEDPKYGWLKELGLGIDNDGAFTGDRWGGRGEVVSSICPANGQAIARVRQASMEDYETAIQMSQDAYKIWSDIPAPNRGEIVRQVGEALREKKQFLGNLITLEVGKIASEGLGEVQEFIDMLDFSTGLSRTLAGHVFPSERPGHALLEQWNPLGPVGIITAFNFPNAVFGWNASLALVCGNSIMWKGAPTTPLVNIATTKIVQSVMDANHMPPGLVTLLCGGGDIGEAMAKDTRIPLLSFTGSTPVGQKVGTMVQDRFGKSLLELGGNNAIIVMNDADLDMVVPAVLFASVGTTGQRCTTTRRLILHESIHDEVVNRLKKAYGTIRIGDPLDDNTLYGPMHSKQGMEVFKNAVSDAVAQGGQVEVGGKIIDRPGFYVEPTIVTGLSHDSEIILRESFAPVLYILKTKSFDEALSWNNEVKQGLSSSLFTKDLGKIFHWLGPKGSDCGIVNVNIPTSGAEIGGAFGGEKHTGGGRESGSDAWKQYMRRSTCTVNYSKDLPLAQGVKFE